The following DNA comes from Sphingorhabdus sp. M41.
CAGAACGAAGCAAAGACAGCGAACCCGCCATGCCGCCAGCTCTCAGTTGGCTACGAAGGTTGCGCACATAATTGCCAACAATCGGGCGCACCGCAGCATTGGCTACAGTCGTCAATGTGCGCTCATACTCCTGCATTTCCGGCAGAACTTCGTGGCTGAGTGAAATTGATATGTCCGGCATGATCTCGGCGGCCAGTTCACCCACACGTTTTTCATGCGCGCTATTGAGATAGCCATTCATCAGACTGACCGTCAGCGCCTCAACCCCGGCATCACGCAATTTTTCCAGAGCCGCGCGTATCTGCGCCTCATCAATGGCGCGCACCTCATTGCCTTGCGCATCCATGCGTCCATCAATCTCGATTGTGTCTTCAAGCGCTGCAAGTGGCTCGGGCTTTGGCCATACGATCCATCCGGCCAGGCCGCCCGGTACAAAGCTGCGCGCTATTTGCATGACGTCGCGATATCCTTCGGTAACGATCAGTCCTACGCGGCTGCCCTTACCTTCCAACACAGCATTGGTTGCAACCGTTGTACCGTGCAGAAAATATTCGATATCAGCGGGGACAATGCCAGCCTTCTCGCAAATAGCGGTTAGCCCGTTCAATATGCCTTCTGAACTGTCATGAGGCGTCGAGGGCGTTTTATGGCGCCAGAACGATCCACTCTCTTGGTCAAACAACAGAAGATCCGTGAAAGTACCGCCGACATCCACACCAAGCCGATAAGCCATGTTCGCATTTCCAATTGCTTAGAATTTAAAGAACCGAATTAAGAGCATCAGGACCGGCGACCTGTCTGTTCCCGGCTGGAAACTATCTACCAAGCGGATAGACCCTCCGGGATTGACCGAGCGACCCGTTCAGACTTTGCGGGCAGCGGGTTCAGGATCACGACAAACGTACCGCATTCATTATTTTATCCAACAGGCGGACGCGTCCATACTTTTCTGGTGCAAGACAACCAGCTCGCGATAAGCATATATGCTCAGGATTTTCGAAGTGCATCTACGCTCGCAACCCGGTCACCGACGTTGCTGAACCCCGTAAGAAGGACAGCCTGATATGGGCAAACAGCCAACAAGGCTCATGGCGACAACAGCGGCATTATACCGCGGCGAATTCCCGGTTTTCCACCAGCCGCCTCTGACGCTGGACATTCAGGCCGGTACGTCGGTTGCACATAACGTGTCGGAGACATTAGCCTATGACCATATCTGAAAATAAATTTCCCCGGCGGGCCTATGCAGACGGCCCATTTGGTCAGGTCCATTTCCAGTCGCTCGGCGAAGGCGACCCTCTTCTCCTCTTGCATCAGGCCCCGATGACGTCGGGACAATTTGATCTGGTATATGAACCGCTGGCCCTGCGCGGCATTCAGGCGATCGGAATCGACATGCCCGGGTTTGGCCTGTCAGACCCCACTCCAGATACGCCGACCGTTGGCGATTACGCGCATGTCATCCCATCCGTACTGGATGCACTTGGCATCGAAAGCGCGGCTTTGCTGGGCCATCACACCGGCGCGCTTGCCGCAACCGAAGGAGCGATCCTTTTCCCGGACCGGATCGATCGCCTGATCATCAATGGTGCACTGTTGGTCAGCGATGAAGACCGCGCTGACTTTCTGGCAAATTTGCACCCATG
Coding sequences within:
- a CDS encoding alpha/beta fold hydrolase, whose amino-acid sequence is MTISENKFPRRAYADGPFGQVHFQSLGEGDPLLLLHQAPMTSGQFDLVYEPLALRGIQAIGIDMPGFGLSDPTPDTPTVGDYAHVIPSVLDALGIESAALLGHHTGALAATEGAILFPDRIDRLIINGALLVSDEDRADFLANLHPWEKNFKAREHAGHLAELFDIRHKFAKDTVPLERISDYIVQAMVGRGPFWWGHHAAYMYDQAPRLPLITQPTMLLTNSGDMINADSHAAHQIRPDFTFVELEGGGVDIVDQQSEAWAEAVASFLTKAKG